DNA sequence from the Carassius gibelio isolate Cgi1373 ecotype wild population from Czech Republic chromosome A14, carGib1.2-hapl.c, whole genome shotgun sequence genome:
GTCCAAATTGCCAGAGAAATGGCGCATCAGGTCCTCTGAGCTTATCGTTTGTGCCTGTAATGAAAAAGGACTACATCTGAACATTCAGTATTGCCTCTGGCATTGTGCATGTTACTGCAGCTAAACACTTCTGCGTCAAATAGAGCAGAAACAGGTGATGAGGAAAGAGAGGGACGATGCCGTTCGCACAAACTGTTTAATACAGAAGCGCTTGTGTTCAGCCACGGACCAATGACTTTCCTCCCTGGCTCATTTAATGCAGCTATATCCAACAATGTCAAAAGCGTGGTTGTCAAGGAAACATTATCTAGCATGAGTCACAAATTCAGAGTTGTGCCGGCCCCCAATACAATCATTAATTAGTGCACTAGGAAGTCTCAGTTACATggaaacaacacacaaaaaaaagtttagcaACTGGCTTAAGCTTGGTCTTTCTAAAGAGAGCTTTACTGTACACCATCCACCTTTAAATACCAATGTGTGCTTACAGTTTTAGACTTAAAACTGGATTAAAAATACTACCATAGATGTATAATATTTTCCTTTAAGACACAGCATTCTCAATGAATGAACAtggacacccacacacacacacacacacacacacacacatctcagcaGAACAAGATAAtgtcttcaaaacaaaaccaacttAATGGTTGTGGGAGTGGTGGTGGGGTTACTTAAAACTTAACATTCAAGGAACTGGAGCAATTCAGCAATCTTGGTTTCTTTATCTGCAAAAGTATGATAAATACAATACTTAAACAGAGGAGATCTGGGGCAAATATAATGCTTTTTGATATTCAGAAGACCAAAGGTACTTTAATGTTCACTGTATCGTGTAGAGACTCATTCTTTCAGTTCAGCTATAAACATGGTTGCTATGAAAACATGAGCTGGCATCAGCTGCAAATTCTGAAGTGTGCAAGCCATTAATATCTTTAGTGTGTAACATAATTTGAATATAACAAATgtcacaaaccacacatcacaatAAAATGCAGAGTATTATCACCTGCCATTCATATATGTCATCCAAATTTAAACTAGTAACCTAAGATAAAATATACATATCAGTTGAAATTAAGTTTAAAGACATCAACATTTCAAATGGCTTCAAATCACttcaaatcacaaaaaaaaaaataaaaaaaaaaaataaattcttataTGTGTCAATTGCCCCAAATCGTCCCCTTTCACAAAGATTAAAAccttgaataaaagtaaaaaaaaaaaaaaatagataaataaataactaaataaaaaagttcCTGAATGTGCTGCTCaaatactaaatataaacatGTCAGTGCATAGAGGATCCAAAATAGAATTagttacaatgaaaaaaataaaaaataaattggccAATTGGTGGTTTCTGCATAAACCTTTGCACATGTTGGCCTAATGCACGCCAAAATGCTATTTTAGACATGCAGTGCATCAAACATGATGTTTCGGGTTCAGTGTTTTAGATGAAATACATACGAGAAGGACTGTCAAGAGCCTCTCAAAAGCACAAtcctgctattattattattaattcttcccacatttctctctcacacacacaacatttattAGAGAAGTTAAGACCTTTGGAAACCTGAACCATATACCAGAGACCAAGCGTGAGGGTTTAGGTgcttcagtaaaataaaaatacaattcttaaTTTACCAAATTGTCTGTAAGAGCATTCAGGgcattttatttgtaaagcaaCTTTAACAATCAAAAAAACATGATAAGACTTCtgtaaacagaaacagaaacagaaacagaaaaaagggatacaaaaagcataaagaaagaaaagacagaGCAAATTACATTGTATTTGAATACCTTGACCTCAACAGGATTGCACAATGAAGTTAACCAATATACAGAttcctcattttatttattttatctctcATGGTACATTCTACTTTAAAcaatcattaatttaatatttaaataaagactgAATGAAATTAagccttttcttaaaaaaaaagaaaaataaaaaaatctctctcttttattaatttgaacagaaaacaAAGATTTCAAGCTAACATGATTGAGCATAATAATATTGCACATGAAAAGTGATATGATTTAAATCTGCAGCCTTTTCATATGGTGAGTTAATCTCACAGTTGTGTCAATAAGACACAGTCCTCTCCACATGTATAAATTACGCTCAATTAGTACTTTATTCCCACAATGCGTTTGCTCTGTCCAGAATCATATCACGTTAATGCACACTTATTTGGTTGCATATTGTTAATAAGAAACCTTTTACTAGTTGCTCTGGGATATAAGAATAAGCAAACTGTTAGATGTGATATGCTAGGAGGCCTCACATCGTGCAACgtgacagtgaaaatgacatcACCGTCATCTGTATGCCTCCGTCAGTCAGCAACCAGCAGAATTCAGAATGTATTCAGAAGATAATTTTAGATTCAGAGCTCAAACTAAAAGCCTGTATCACTTATAGCATTCAAAATGTCCCTTGAAATTGTTAAATAGTACCAATAGTCTTTAAATAATTCTgcatagaaaaataaattaaatatgaagtcAAACTACAAATTGACAGGTGACAGTGGTCGTCaatgtttttgcatgttttttttttttttttaatgtttctagaATCCACTGTTTTTCTTGATGAGCCTGTTGAATTAAATTGTCGACTGTTGTAATTTACACAACTGCCCcacaaatacaaataatgttGACTtacaaaataaatccatatacgCTTACATGGCAAGCAGCTGTTTAGTTTCTCTTTGAGTTTGTGAATGTCCTGTCATGTGCCTTAACCAAACACTTCAAGGAGAATCACATTTCAGTAGAACAATATCGAATGGCTCTTTACAGGTAATTGGAATAATCCAAAATGTCCGGATGTTGGCCGTCAGTGCCTTCACATATAATCAAATCCAAGAGATTCAAGTCCCCAAAAGTGGCAAAATATAATCCAAGAGAGGGGAGTCTGGGGCATTCCACCACTTTCAAGCATTTGCCAACTTCCATTTCTTCCACTCCATTAGATTTTGTCATCCCAAGATGCCTAAAAATACTTCCAACCAAACACAATGAAGAAGGGTCAATATGAAGTACACTCAACACAGTTTCATGACCCAATTTGGTAAAAACAAAGTTCAGTGGAATTTGATGGAATTCTTAATCAAAAGCAGCaaactaaaactattttttttttaatggatactGACTAGTGTGacgttttatgtaattttaacacAGCCAACAATTCTAAGGGAGTTACGttttgtgtaatgaaatgtttccGGTATTCCATTGGTGATTTAGATTTGTCTTAAGGCACTTTTGTCATTACAGGGCAGTTGAAGATGATGTTCTAGAATTTACTGAGGGCTGTCTGTTCCTGTAGTACTTGAAGGTAGTCTGGGGTCCCCATTTTTGCCTTTAGTTCATAATAATCACTTTTACGCTGCTCAATCACTATCTTACTGTGGTTGCACCCTATCAatgattttttcatttttttgtcatgtggtttctcAGGGAAACGGATCTCAAAGCCACTCACCCCTATACTGTTGAAATCCTTTTTGTTCTGCAAGTAGTTGGGGAGGAATATGCTGTCTCGTCGCGGTAAGAACTCGTCCAGCTCGTCAATGGTGCTTAATCTGTTCCTGGAGTCCAAGGATAAAGAGTCCTTGTCTTTGTCGGCAGTGTTGTGTAGCATCATTTTCTGTCTTTCCGAATCTTCAAATTTGAAGTCCAACTCTGAGTCTCTAATTCCACAAGTGTGAGCTTTGTTCATGTACTCGATGGTCTGCGAGATGAAGGTCTCTCCACCCAGTTCATCCTTCTTGTTAGATTTGTGATTGTGCCTCCTGATCTGAAGAGGCATGGAGCCGCACTCCTGGTTGCCAAGTCCCTCCTGTCTTCCTGCTGGCTTTTTGTTGCGTCTCAACACAAAGACCAGCAGGCAGAAGGCCACAAAGACAGTGAGGATCAGAACTACCAGTATACTTAATATCATAATAGACAAGGGCACAGGACCACCTGGGGGTGCCTTGCCAACGCCAGCAGGTGACAATGATGTGAGGACAGGGGTGGCGCTGGTCAGGATTAACGGAGGCCTGGCTATGAGCTTCGGGCACATGATCTCATTTTTCAGCTCTCTCAGCTCAACGTTAGAGAACTGCACTGGAGACACACACTTGATACCTTTGGCAGCGACCCCTTCGTTCAGCTTTTCCAGCCAGAGTTTCAAAGCCACTAAATCACAGGAGCATTCCCAAGGGTTGCCATCCAGGTCTATCTGAGTGAGAGATTTGAGCTGGTCTAGGACGCCACTCACAGGCAGAGTCATGAAGTGGTTGTTCTTTATATTCAATCTGGCAAGAGAAACGCCTGCAAAGATGTAAGCAGGCAGACTTCTGAGCACATTGTTATTCATGTACAAGAGCTGCAAATTTGGCATAGAGTCAAATGTCCCTGCTAGCACCTCCTTTATGGCATTATACTCCAAATAGAGATATTGGAGGTTACTGagcccaagaaacatttcaggGTGCAGCTGCTCCAGATGATTTCCATTTAGGTATAGCCTACGGAGGTTTGTAAGATTTGCGAAAACACCTTTTTGGACGGTGGATATTTGATTGCTGCCCAAATGTAATAAATCTAAACCTTCAAACCCTTGGAAGTCAGTGGGATGGATATCTCTGATGTAATTACCACTAAGGTGCAATTTCTTGGCATTCGGTGGTTTAGGTACAAGATCTGCTAGACTCTGAATGTTTCTTTCTTGGCAGCTGACATTAATGCCGAAGTCAGAAGGGTGAGCTTTGCATGTGCAAGGGTGGGGGCAGGAGAGGGGAGGCATTCGCGTTTGATAGGACACAATTTGGCCATTTTTAACAGCTGGGTTAACAGCGACAATCCCATTGACATTTATTTTGGAGGGATT
Encoded proteins:
- the LOC128027056 gene encoding SLIT and NTRK-like protein 4 isoform X2, which codes for MLLLVLLAFSISGTFCDLDSDLRAETCSACSCMSIENVLYVNCEKITVYRPTQLQPPVSSLYHLNFQNNLLYILYPNSFVNFTHAVSLQLGNNKLQNIEGGAFVGLSALKQLHLNNNELKELRADTFRGIENLEYLQADYNLIKFIEKGAFNKLHKLKVLILNDNLIQSLPENIFRFASLTHLDIRGNRIQKLPYLGVLEHIGRIVELQLDDNPWNCTCDLLPLKAWLENMPYNIFIGEAICETPSDLYGRLLKETNKQELCPMGTGSDFDVRMPPSQPEGGLTMSNVAPSTIAPLVTKAPKTTNPSKINVNGIVAVNPAVKNGQIVSYQTRMPPLSCPHPCTCKAHPSDFGINVSCQERNIQSLADLVPKPPNAKKLHLSGNYIRDIHPTDFQGFEGLDLLHLGSNQISTVQKGVFANLTNLRRLYLNGNHLEQLHPEMFLGLSNLQYLYLEYNAIKEVLAGTFDSMPNLQLLYMNNNVLRSLPAYIFAGVSLARLNIKNNHFMTLPVSGVLDQLKSLTQIDLDGNPWECSCDLVALKLWLEKLNEGVAAKGIKCVSPVQFSNVELRELKNEIMCPKLIARPPLILTSATPVLTSLSPAGVGKAPPGGPVPLSIMILSILVVLILTVFVAFCLLVFVLRRNKKPAGRQEGLGNQECGSMPLQIRRHNHKSNKKDELGGETFISQTIEYMNKAHTCGIRDSELDFKFEDSERQKMMLHNTADKDKDSLSLDSRNRLSTIDELDEFLPRRDSIFLPNYLQNKKDFNSIGYF
- the LOC128027056 gene encoding SLIT and NTRK-like protein 4 isoform X1, giving the protein MLLLVLLAFSISGTFCDLDSDLRAETCSACSCMSIENVLYVNCEKITVYRPTQLQPPVSSLYHLNFQNNLLYILYPNSFVNFTHAVSLQLGNNKLQNIEGGAFVGLSALKQLHLNNNELKELRADTFRGIENLEYLQADYNLIKFIEKGAFNKLHKLKVLILNDNLIQSLPENIFRFASLTHLDIRGNRIQKLPYLGVLEHIGRIVELQLDDNPWNCTCDLLPLKAWLENMPYNIFIGEAICETPSDLYGRLLKETNKQELCPMGTGSDFDVRMPPSQPEGGLTMSNVAPSTIAPLVTKAPKTTNPSKINVNGIVAVNPAVKNGQIVSYQTRMPPLSCPHPCTCKAHPSDFGINVSCQERNIQSLADLVPKPPNAKKLHLSGNYIRDIHPTDFQGFEGLDLLHLGSNQISTVQKGVFANLTNLRRLYLNGNHLEQLHPEMFLGLSNLQYLYLEYNAIKEVLAGTFDSMPNLQLLYMNNNVLRSLPAYIFAGVSLARLNIKNNHFMTLPVSGVLDQLKSLTQIDLDGNPWECSCDLVALKLWLEKLNEGVAAKGIKCVSPVQFSNVELRELKNEIMCPKLIARPPLILTSATPVLTSLSPAGVGKAPPGGPVPLSIMILSILVVLILTVFVAFCLLVFVLRRNKKPAGRQEGLGNQECGSMPLQIRRHNHKSNKKDELGGETFISQTIEYMNKAHTCGIRDSELDFKFEDSERQKMMLHNTADKDKDSLSLDSRNRLSTIDELDEFLPRRDSIFLPNYLQNKKDFNSIGVSGFEIRFPEKPHDKKMKKSLIGCNHSKIVIEQRKSDYYELKAKMGTPDYLQVLQEQTALSKF